ATTTAAAGACTCTAATATCTTTTTTCTCTTTTCAAAAGAGAGAATGGAATATTTGTTTTTTTGTTGATTAAAATCGTCTGTTGAGAGACCAACGATTAATTTAGAGCCTAAGTTTTTTGCTTTACTTAGTAGTTCAAAGTGACCATAGTGAAAAAAATCAAACGTACCATAGGTAATAATAGTTGCCATATTTATTTTTAATATTTCTGCCCTTATAAAATAATAATTATAACATAATTTACATTGATTTACTTTTATACGGGGTTATGTGGCTTATTTTAAATAAATTTCTTACAATGTTATTTGTTT
The nucleotide sequence above comes from Ignatzschineria rhizosphaerae. Encoded proteins:
- the tagD gene encoding glycerol-3-phosphate cytidylyltransferase, with translation MATIITYGTFDFFHYGHFELLSKAKNLGSKLIVGLSTDDFNQQKNKYSILSFEKRKKILESLNFVNLVIPEINWNQKINDIQKYNVDIFVMGDDWTGEFNYLEDYCQVIYLPRTDKISTSLIKELL